The following are encoded in a window of Myxosarcina sp. GI1 genomic DNA:
- a CDS encoding diguanylate cyclase domain-containing protein encodes MSIALAGYRNIEKISEGTKIIVYRGERVQDRQQVAIAISTERYPSLAQLKRFRNQYIITYNLNIDGVVKIYALEKFGNGYALIMENFSGISWLEYVATNNQTPSRQQLLKFLQIAIRVVETLAELDRNHIIHQKIQPQNILIAPHSQQVKLKDFSLASLLPKNRQLKQNLELTDEILPYISPEQTGRIDRGIDYRSDFYALGITFYQLLTEQLPFTKSDPIELIHCHLAAEAIAPIKVNTRIPLALSKIVLKLIAKNPEERYQTAWGLKCDLETCRQQLQDSNKISNFSLGTRDICDRPIVPHKLYGREKEIETILNAYERVCRGKKELLVVSGCAGIGKTALIERVSRTILQQPGYFVRGKFEQFLGNRPLAAIFSAFQSLILQLQTESIQTLQQWRHQLLQALGDNGQLVIDVIPELETIIGKQPSVTKLEPDAARNRFTLILRKFIRLFATAEHPLIIFFDDLQWADLASLKFIQLLMGDRDFTHLLLIGAYRDNEVSAAHPLAIKLAEIEGNVGNNNESVAINRLGLSPLNLMTLNSTIADSLCCSEALAFPLTESIWQKTQGNPFFAIELLYFLHQEGLITLDRAEGYWQCDLAKVKVLAVSDDVVEFMTQRLTQLSADTQSLLTIAACIGNEFDLATLAIVCGKSELDTVIELRHAIQESLVLPTSEIYQFALSQRGMARSDFERTSYQFLHDRLQQAAYQLITQSERVKTHWRIGQLLLERNAVAAREEKIFAIVHHLNMAVDLIQSRSQRELLAELNLNAGNKAKAANAFFNAWQYCSTGLELLTPDCWETKYDLTLDLTVTAAEAAYLCGNFKQMKSLVATILQRGRSLLDRVRGYEVKIYAYIALGEPLKAVKVTLEVLELLGVRFPLQPNKLQLLEALVRTKLLLAKQDTNLIDLPRMSEPQSLAVMKIIGIVGSPAYNSTPNLVPLLALRAVNLSLKQGNTAMSIYGYASYGVALCGSLGQFERGYQFGQLALNLLEKLDAEEFKAKTLMVFNNFIRHWQEHPQAGLGALKEAYCSGLETGDLEFASYAVFVYSYHSYLIGKELTKLEREISQYLEAIALLNQETAHNLLKLYHQITYNLSAAVEAPIYLKGQSFDEDISLPLLLKANHLSLLCHLYCHKLILCYLFEKYTEALVNANNTQKYLHGVKATLIIPLFNFYDSLTRLAVYNNASRLEKKSLIKKVTANQKQLKIWAKSAPMNYWHKYYLVAAEQQRVLGNYLQAIDNYDRAIELAELNKYSNDLALAQELAAKFYLTWGKRNIARLYLTDAYYSYARWGAIAKVKNLAKNYSQLLAPVIKPEVTLTEETKLTNLYTSKIKFDRLDLKTIIKTTQAISQEIKLDKLLATLIDIVVKSSGAQTGALILLNRESTVFLAAATIQINSPIVEFDRHKLDALQQNLPNSILNQVKFTAKPVILAEGIENTIYLADPYFVVNQPQSILCTPILDRQELIGILYLENKVTKNVFTDERLEVINILCSQAAISLKNANLYLDIQHSEDREKQKVKQLETSLVQLQQDKQQLEYDAFHDSLTGLANRALLIKLLAKSIELAARHPQYLYAFLFLDLDRFKIINDSFGHLFGDELLKQVAQRLVTCVRTSDTVSRLGGDEFAILLENLEDTNEAIIIARRIIKQFLQPFFIVNKEIYTSTSIGITFSTINYQQPKDILQDADIAMYRAKSQEKGQYFIFDPTLEDV; translated from the coding sequence ATGTCGATCGCACTAGCAGGATATAGAAATATTGAGAAAATCTCCGAAGGAACTAAGATTATTGTTTATCGCGGAGAACGCGTCCAAGATCGCCAACAAGTTGCGATCGCGATTTCAACAGAACGATATCCGAGTCTTGCCCAACTCAAACGGTTTCGCAATCAATATATTATTACCTACAACCTCAATATAGATGGTGTAGTCAAAATTTATGCCTTAGAAAAGTTTGGTAACGGATATGCGCTAATTATGGAGAACTTTAGCGGTATTTCCTGGCTAGAATATGTTGCTACTAATAACCAAACTCCATCGAGACAACAGTTATTAAAGTTTTTACAAATTGCCATTCGAGTAGTAGAAACTTTAGCAGAACTCGACCGCAACCATATTATCCATCAAAAAATTCAACCGCAAAATATTTTAATCGCTCCCCATAGTCAACAGGTGAAGCTAAAAGATTTTAGCCTTGCCTCCCTGCTACCAAAAAATCGACAACTGAAACAAAATCTAGAGCTTACCGACGAGATTCTTCCTTATATATCTCCAGAACAAACGGGTAGAATCGATCGCGGTATCGATTACCGTAGCGATTTTTATGCTTTAGGAATAACTTTTTACCAACTGCTGACGGAGCAGCTTCCCTTTACTAAAAGCGATCCAATAGAATTAATTCACTGCCATCTGGCAGCAGAAGCCATTGCACCTATCAAAGTAAACACCCGTATTCCCCTGGCTCTTAGCAAGATCGTACTCAAGCTGATAGCTAAAAATCCTGAAGAACGCTATCAGACTGCCTGGGGACTAAAATGCGATTTAGAAACGTGTCGGCAACAATTACAAGACAGCAACAAGATTAGTAACTTTAGTTTGGGAACGCGCGATATTTGCGATCGCCCGATCGTTCCCCATAAACTTTATGGCAGAGAAAAGGAGATAGAAACCATACTAAATGCCTACGAGCGAGTCTGTCGGGGTAAAAAAGAGTTGCTGGTGGTGTCTGGTTGTGCGGGTATTGGCAAGACAGCATTAATCGAACGAGTCAGCAGAACGATTTTGCAGCAGCCTGGTTATTTTGTTCGAGGAAAATTCGAGCAGTTTCTAGGCAATCGCCCTTTGGCAGCAATTTTTTCGGCGTTTCAAAGTCTCATTTTGCAGCTTCAAACCGAATCCATACAAACTTTGCAGCAGTGGCGGCATCAGCTGTTACAAGCTTTAGGAGATAACGGACAGCTAGTTATTGATGTAATTCCCGAATTAGAAACAATTATCGGCAAACAGCCTTCAGTTACTAAATTAGAACCCGATGCCGCGCGCAATAGATTCACGCTTATTTTGAGAAAGTTTATTCGCCTGTTCGCTACTGCCGAACATCCTTTGATTATTTTTTTCGACGATTTACAGTGGGCGGATTTGGCTTCGCTAAAATTTATTCAGCTATTAATGGGCGATCGCGATTTTACCCATTTATTACTTATTGGTGCTTATCGAGATAACGAAGTTAGTGCGGCACATCCGCTAGCAATAAAATTAGCAGAGATCGAAGGAAATGTTGGCAATAATAATGAGTCGGTGGCAATTAATCGCTTAGGTTTATCGCCATTAAATCTGATGACTCTCAACAGCACCATCGCCGACAGCCTCTGTTGTTCCGAAGCTTTAGCATTTCCTCTAACCGAGTCTATCTGGCAGAAAACTCAAGGCAATCCTTTTTTCGCGATCGAATTACTGTACTTTTTACATCAAGAAGGACTAATTACTTTAGATCGCGCCGAGGGATATTGGCAGTGCGATCTTGCCAAGGTAAAAGTTTTAGCAGTTAGTGATGATGTCGTTGAGTTTATGACTCAGAGACTAACACAGCTATCGGCAGACACTCAAAGTTTATTAACTATCGCTGCCTGTATCGGTAATGAGTTCGATCTAGCTACTCTAGCAATTGTTTGTGGTAAATCGGAGTTAGATACTGTAATCGAGCTTCGCCATGCTATACAAGAAAGTTTGGTGTTGCCAACCAGTGAAATTTATCAGTTTGCTCTAAGCCAGAGAGGAATGGCTAGAAGTGATTTCGAGCGCACTTCCTATCAATTTTTACACGATCGCCTACAACAAGCAGCATACCAACTAATTACTCAATCCGAACGAGTAAAAACTCACTGGCGAATCGGACAATTGTTGTTAGAGCGTAACGCCGTTGCTGCTAGAGAAGAAAAAATTTTTGCCATTGTCCACCATTTAAATATGGCAGTAGATCTAATTCAATCGCGATCGCAACGAGAACTGTTAGCAGAATTAAATCTAAATGCTGGTAATAAAGCCAAAGCTGCTAATGCTTTCTTTAATGCCTGGCAATACTGCTCTACAGGATTAGAACTACTAACGCCAGATTGCTGGGAAACTAAGTATGATTTGACTCTCGATTTAACTGTAACCGCAGCAGAAGCAGCCTATCTCTGTGGCAATTTCAAGCAAATGAAATCGTTGGTTGCTACTATCTTACAGCGCGGGCGATCGCTACTAGATAGAGTTCGAGGCTATGAAGTGAAAATTTATGCCTACATTGCTCTAGGAGAACCCTTGAAAGCGGTTAAAGTTACCTTAGAAGTATTAGAGCTTTTGGGCGTTCGTTTTCCTCTCCAGCCTAATAAACTACAGCTTTTGGAGGCATTAGTTCGGACAAAATTACTGTTAGCCAAACAAGATACCAATCTAATCGATCTACCCCGAATGTCCGAGCCCCAATCATTAGCAGTGATGAAAATTATTGGCATCGTGGGTTCTCCTGCCTATAACTCCACCCCCAATCTAGTTCCTTTACTTGCTTTAAGAGCGGTTAATCTATCGCTTAAGCAAGGTAATACTGCCATGTCTATCTATGGATATGCTAGTTATGGGGTAGCTTTGTGTGGCTCTTTAGGACAATTCGAGCGTGGCTATCAGTTTGGTCAACTGGCTTTAAACTTACTAGAAAAGCTCGATGCTGAAGAATTTAAAGCCAAGACATTAATGGTTTTTAATAACTTTATCAGACATTGGCAAGAACATCCGCAAGCGGGATTGGGAGCTTTAAAAGAGGCTTACTGTAGTGGTTTGGAAACGGGAGATCTCGAATTTGCTTCTTATGCTGTATTTGTCTATAGTTATCATTCTTATCTTATCGGCAAAGAACTTACCAAACTCGAACGAGAAATATCGCAATATTTAGAAGCAATCGCTCTACTAAATCAAGAAACAGCACATAATTTATTAAAACTCTATCATCAGATAACTTATAATTTGAGCGCAGCGGTTGAAGCTCCTATTTATCTTAAAGGTCAAAGTTTTGACGAAGATATAAGTTTACCTTTACTTTTAAAAGCCAATCATCTTTCCCTACTTTGCCATTTATATTGTCACAAACTTATTTTGTGCTATCTATTTGAAAAATATACTGAAGCTTTAGTTAATGCCAATAATACACAAAAATATCTTCATGGTGTTAAAGCAACTTTGATTATTCCCCTGTTTAATTTTTATGATTCTTTAACTCGCTTAGCAGTTTATAATAATGCTTCTCGGTTAGAAAAAAAATCTTTAATTAAAAAAGTTACAGCCAACCAAAAGCAGCTAAAAATTTGGGCTAAATCTGCACCAATGAATTATTGGCATAAATATTATTTAGTAGCAGCAGAACAGCAGCGAGTTTTAGGTAATTATCTTCAGGCGATCGACAATTACGATCGCGCGATCGAACTTGCCGAGCTTAATAAATATTCTAACGATCTAGCTTTAGCACAAGAATTAGCTGCTAAATTTTATTTGACCTGGGGTAAAAGAAATATAGCACGACTATATCTAACTGATGCTTATTATAGTTATGCTCGCTGGGGAGCAATAGCTAAAGTTAAAAACCTGGCTAAAAATTACTCCCAATTGCTCGCACCAGTTATTAAGCCTGAAGTAACTCTAACTGAAGAAACTAAGCTAACTAATCTTTATACTTCAAAAATCAAATTTGACCGCTTAGATTTAAAGACAATAATCAAAACTACTCAAGCTATTTCTCAAGAAATTAAATTAGACAAACTGCTAGCTACCTTAATAGATATAGTTGTTAAATCTTCTGGAGCGCAAACTGGAGCTTTAATTTTGTTAAATCGAGAATCGACAGTTTTTTTAGCAGCAGCTACCATACAAATCAATTCTCCTATAGTTGAGTTCGATCGCCACAAACTAGATGCTTTACAGCAAAACTTACCTAACAGTATTCTCAATCAAGTTAAGTTCACCGCCAAACCTGTAATACTAGCTGAAGGAATAGAAAATACTATTTATCTTGCCGATCCTTATTTCGTTGTAAATCAACCCCAATCAATTTTGTGTACACCAATACTCGATCGCCAGGAACTAATTGGTATTCTCTATTTAGAAAATAAGGTAACCAAAAATGTTTTTACTGACGAGCGACTAGAAGTAATTAACATTCTTTGTTCTCAAGCTGCTATTTCCCTGAAAAATGCTAACTTATATCTCGATATACAGCATTCAGAAGATAGAGAAAAACAAAAAGTAAAGCAGTTAGAAACATCTTTAGTACAACTACAGCAAGATAAACAACAGCTAGAATACGATGCTTTTCACGATTCATTAACAGGTTTGGCAAATCGAGCATTGTTAATAAAACTGTTAGCTAAATCAATCGAACTAGCTGCACGACATCCACAATATTTGTATGCTTTTTTGTTTCTCGATTTAGATCGTTTTAAAATAATTAATGATAGTTTTGGACATTTATTTGGAGATGAATTACTAAAACAGGTGGCTCAAAGATTAGTAACTTGTGTGCGTACCAGCGATACAGTTTCACGCCTTGGTGGAGATGAATTTGCTATTTTATTAGAAAATCTTGAAGATACAAATGAAGCTATTATAATCGCTCGGCGTATTATAAAACAGTTTCTGCAACCTTTTTTTATAGTTAATAAAGAAATATATACTAGTACTAGCATTGGTATTACCTTTAGTACTATTAATTATCAGCAACCAAAAGATATACTGCAAGATGCAGATATAGCAATGTATCGGGCAAAATCTCAGGAAAAAGGACAATATTTTATTTTCGATCCTACATTAGAGGATGTCTGA
- a CDS encoding ABC transporter substrate-binding protein has product MFNFIGVVSNIVCRRAKVVFALIFIFVSLTGCNPANFKQADAENVPQLVQAILSDPKTFNPILATDATSSSVGDMMFDGLVSQNPITSKIEPALAESWEMSEDNLQIVFTLRKGLQWSDGEPITADDVVFSYDGLYLNEEIPSSSRDVIRIGESQALPKVRKLNDLQIEFSVPEPFAPFLDTIGGLSILPAHILQPKVENKTPDGKPLFLSTWTIDASPENIVANSAYKLKNYVTNQRLIFEANPYYWKKEVVNKNIPYIERVIWEIIESTDTFLLQFRSNSLDSISVSPEYFSLLKKEEKRGNFTIYNGGPDYGTNFITFNLNQGSKNGKPLIGSNKLRWFNNVNFRKAVAHAINRPRMVNNIYRGLGQPQNSPISVQSPFFYEGLIGYDYNPEKAKLLLQKAGFKYNDKQQLVDSEGNRVSFVLYTNSGNKIREEMGNQVEEDLAKIGIDVKFRLVNFNVLVGKLSNSLDWEAIILGFTGGNEPNGGANLWAVDGNLHFFNQKPTAGQEPIEGRVVADWEAKIGELFVAGAKELDKEKRKAIYAEIQQIVSDKAPIIYLVNPLALGAVRNKYEGIDYSALGGAFWNLEEIKIVE; this is encoded by the coding sequence ATGTTTAATTTTATTGGTGTTGTTAGTAATATAGTTTGTCGTCGGGCAAAAGTAGTATTCGCTCTAATATTTATTTTCGTCTCCCTTACAGGATGCAATCCAGCAAATTTTAAACAAGCCGATGCTGAAAACGTCCCCCAGCTAGTTCAGGCTATTCTCAGCGATCCTAAAACTTTTAATCCCATATTGGCTACCGATGCCACTAGTAGCAGCGTGGGAGATATGATGTTTGACGGTTTGGTTTCCCAAAATCCCATCACCAGTAAAATCGAACCTGCTTTAGCCGAATCCTGGGAAATGTCTGAAGATAATCTACAGATCGTCTTTACTTTAAGAAAAGGTTTGCAGTGGTCGGACGGTGAGCCTATAACGGCTGATGATGTAGTTTTTAGCTACGATGGACTGTATCTTAACGAAGAAATTCCTAGCAGTTCCAGAGACGTTATTCGGATCGGAGAAAGCCAAGCACTCCCAAAAGTACGCAAACTCAACGATCTACAAATTGAGTTTAGCGTACCCGAACCTTTTGCACCATTTCTCGATACTATCGGTGGCTTATCGATTTTACCCGCCCATATTTTGCAACCTAAAGTAGAAAATAAAACTCCTGATGGTAAACCGCTATTTTTATCTACTTGGACGATAGACGCTTCACCAGAAAATATCGTTGCTAATAGTGCTTATAAACTAAAAAATTATGTTACCAATCAACGACTGATTTTTGAAGCCAATCCCTACTACTGGAAAAAAGAGGTAGTAAATAAAAATATTCCTTATATCGAACGAGTTATTTGGGAAATTATCGAATCTACCGATACTTTTTTATTACAGTTTCGTTCTAATAGCTTAGATTCTATTTCTGTTAGCCCAGAATATTTTTCGCTTTTGAAAAAAGAAGAAAAAAGAGGGAATTTTACCATATATAATGGTGGTCCAGATTACGGTACAAACTTTATTACCTTCAATCTCAATCAGGGATCGAAAAACGGTAAACCTTTAATCGGTTCCAACAAATTGCGCTGGTTTAATAATGTTAATTTTAGAAAAGCTGTTGCTCATGCTATTAATCGTCCGCGAATGGTCAACAACATTTATCGTGGACTAGGACAACCACAAAATTCTCCCATTTCAGTACAGTCGCCTTTTTTCTATGAAGGTTTAATCGGGTATGATTACAATCCCGAAAAAGCCAAGCTATTACTACAAAAAGCAGGATTTAAATATAACGACAAGCAACAATTAGTAGATAGTGAAGGCAATCGCGTCAGCTTTGTTTTGTATACTAATTCCGGCAATAAAATTCGCGAAGAAATGGGCAATCAGGTTGAAGAAGATTTAGCCAAAATTGGTATTGACGTAAAGTTTCGTCTAGTCAATTTTAATGTTTTAGTTGGTAAATTAAGTAACTCTTTGGATTGGGAAGCAATTATCTTAGGTTTTACTGGCGGTAATGAACCTAATGGTGGAGCTAATCTTTGGGCTGTTGATGGTAATTTACACTTTTTCAATCAAAAACCAACGGCAGGACAAGAGCCAATTGAAGGCAGAGTAGTAGCTGACTGGGAAGCAAAAATTGGCGAACTTTTTGTAGCTGGTGCCAAAGAACTAGACAAAGAAAAACGCAAGGCTATTTATGCCGAAATTCAGCAAATAGTTAGCGATAAAGCTCCAATTATCTATTTAGTTAATCCTTTGGCTTTGGGTGCAGTTCGCAATAAATACGAGGGAATTGATTACTCGGCTTTAGGTGGCGCGTTCTGGAATTTGGAAGAAATAAAAATAGTTGAGTGA
- a CDS encoding Uma2 family endonuclease yields the protein MSLTVEDLEQLQAQHPDYRMELVEGKIIVMSPSGYESDEVAFRVGAKLWNWIEPNQLGRITGSSAGFNLANTRAPDVSFIRAERLPRSPRGYATIPPDLMVEVKSPTDKISELQDKIDEFLTQGTVVGILVNPEKRTVEIRRYEQNPIILKDGDILAVPDLLPGWEVPVTELWSPVFD from the coding sequence ATGTCCCTAACTGTAGAAGATTTAGAGCAACTGCAAGCACAACATCCAGACTATCGGATGGAGCTAGTCGAGGGGAAAATTATCGTTATGAGTCCTTCTGGTTATGAGTCTGATGAGGTTGCCTTTCGAGTTGGAGCAAAATTGTGGAACTGGATCGAACCCAATCAACTTGGACGAATTACTGGATCTAGTGCGGGATTCAATCTTGCTAATACTCGCGCTCCCGATGTTTCGTTTATTCGTGCCGAGCGTCTGCCTCGTTCTCCTCGCGGCTATGCCACTATCCCTCCTGACTTAATGGTAGAAGTTAAATCTCCCACCGATAAAATTTCCGAACTGCAAGATAAGATTGACGAGTTTTTGACTCAAGGCACAGTAGTTGGGATTTTAGTAAATCCAGAGAAACGCACCGTAGAAATTCGCCGCTACGAACAAAACCCGATTATCTTAAAGGATGGTGATATTTTAGCGGTTCCCGATTTACTGCCTGGTTGGGAAGTGCCAGTTACAGAATTATGGTCGCCCGTGTTTGATTGA